A region from the Vicia villosa cultivar HV-30 ecotype Madison, WI linkage group LG3, Vvil1.0, whole genome shotgun sequence genome encodes:
- the LOC131659992 gene encoding UDP-galactose/UDP-glucose transporter 7, whose amino-acid sequence MEIRADAETSSFSSSLIAAVSYGFASMAMVFINKAVLMQYSYSMTLLTLQQLVTTLLIHFGRKMGYTRARGVDMETAKQLFPVSFFYNANVAFALASLKGVNIPMYIAIKRLTPLAVLIAGCFMGKGRPTTQVTLSVILTAAGVLIAALGDFSFDLFGYSLAFISVFFQTMYLVLVEKSGAENGLSSVEIMFYNSFLSLPFLMFLIIATGEFPYSLSVLFAKSYSFSFLMILILSLVMGIVLNFTMFLCTIVNSALTTTIVGVLKGVGSTTFGFFLLGGVQVHALNVTGLVINTAGGVWYSYAKYQQKKSKTVKLVTDVETHRK is encoded by the exons ATGGAGATTCGTGCCGATGCAGAAACTAGTTCATTTTCTTCAAG TTTGATTGCGGCAGTTTCGTATGGATTTGCTTCAATGGCGATGGTTTTTATCAATAAAGCTGTTCTTATGCAGTATTCGTATTCAATGACTCTACTCACTTTGCAG CAACTAGTTACTACTTTGCTTATACACTTTGGCCGAAAAATGGGATACACAAGAGCTAGAGGAGTGGATATGGAAACGGCCAAGCAACTGTTCCCGGTTTCATTTTTCTATAATGCCAATGTTGCATTTGCTTTGGCCAGTTTGAAAGGAGTCAATATCCCAATGTATATTGCAATAAAGAGGCTTACACCGCTTGCTGTACTTATCGCTGGATGTTTCATGGGGAAGGGGAGACCTACAACTCAG GTTACTCTCTCAGTGATATTGACTGCTGCTGGAGTTCTAATAGCAGCGCTTGGAGATTTTTCCTTTGACCTTTTTGGGTATAGCCTGGCTTTCATTTCAGTTTTCTTCCAG ACCATGTACCTTGTGCTGGTGGAAAAATCTGGTGCTGAGAATGGACTTTCATCAGTGGAAATCATGTTCTACAACAGTTTTTTATCTCTTCCATTTTTGATGTTTCTTATTATAGCCACAGGGGAATTCCCATATTCTTTATCTGTATTATTTGCAAAG agttattctttttcatttttgatGATCCTTATTCTTTCGTTGGTGATGGGCATTGTTCtcaatttcaccatgttcttgtGCACTATTGTTAATTCTGCTTTAACTACAACTATTGTGGGCGTTCTTAAAGGAGTTGGTTCCACG ACCTTTGGTTTCTTCTTACTGGGTGGTGTTCAAGTCCATGCTTTGAATGTGACTGGATTGGTTATCAACACAGCTGGCGGCGTTTGGTATTCATATGCTAAATATCAGCAGAAAAAAAGTAAGACAGTGAAGCTAGTTACAGATGTGGAGACTCATCGTAAATAG